TCAAAGAATCTGTTTCAAAACAGAGACGTGCTTGTAGCTACCAAATCTATCGGCGATTGACCGTGACGATGAAGTATGCTCTATGCAACTATCTGTGATGGAATGGGATAAAAGTAAAAGTTTAAAAGTAAAAGTGTAGAGtgagatcaagggggagaatgttagactgatctctcactaattaagcccaacggcttaattagaaccttgacccgcgccctgatcgggggcgtccagcccattttggctggtgggcccccgtcgccagcgctataaaaagaggtgggggccggggcgctcggtacgaggttcaccgcgccgctagtcaccccaccgacacctaaaccctaaccgatcTAAAGGAGAGGGCGCTGTGCCGACGGGAAGCTCCACCTGGCCCTCTACGTCACGCCCTGGACTACGTGCGcctacgtcaccatcgtcgcacgccggcgagcccttctgccccgaccgtcgctgccctagcgcagagctccaccgacgaagcagagatggcgggttctagcaaccctactccaaccactggagtctcaggtatgaacccatccatctcccccctctctcccttctactCTCGGTAGTGCGGTCATCAGATTGTTAAAGATGAACATCACATGTCTAACATGTCGGACTCGGACGACACCAGCATGATACATGCAAGCATGTCCAAAAGCATGCATGAAAAAGTGTTTATGTGAAAAGGTGTCCGGCGACACCTTGTTCAGTAGGTTTGTTTTCCGTCCAACAAATATATCGCTTGTTGGATGAATAATATCTTGATATCGTCCTCCCAATAAATGACGGTAGTttagataatattttaaaataattatttattttttgcaaatattaaaaaataaaaaatatatatattaaaaaactcTCAGTTCCGTAACAATAGGCCTAAACCAAGACAACGGGCCCTGTATAGGCCTGATATCACAATCGGGCTAATCATCCTCCGATTACTGCTAAATTGACGAATCTCACAAAAGACAAAACTGAATCGAATTAAACCACATTCTTTTTGGAGgtcctgaatcaaacaacacTTACAAACCCCTGATTAACACGAGACCGCAACCATGCTAATTTCTCAGaacaaaattctcaaaataCCTAGGTAATATCTTAGGTTACTACGTGCTTCCGGAGAACATCATCCGGAGATCGATCGACTccgaatggtcctcgtatcTCGTTTTTCTGTTCTGTTCGGCTCTGCTGGATCTACAAGATAGTGCACCAAGGCTCCGTGTGGGAGTCGTCGGCGTAGCAGTGGCCGGCGTACGGGTAGACGACGGCCGGCCGGGAGTAGTAATAGCCCGGGTGAGGGTACCACTGCTGCGGGCTCGCGGCTACGGTGGCAATGGCGGGCTGCTCGTCCGCCGGCTTTGTCGCCTCCTCGGCTCCGACGGGCTCCACCTTGACGATGTCCGCGCGGCCCACCTTCCTCCGCAGGCAATATGTCAGGCTTGTGGCGTCCacgccgtcgccgaccaccaccAGCTGGTCCTTCTCCTCCCCTTCGATACCCACAGATTCCACCCCTGCAGCCACGACGGCACAGATCGATATGATCAGTTGCTCTGCGGCTCACGCCCGTGCGTGCAATCGTCTCAGACGTGTGATGCCGATCGGACGGGTCACGTGCAGGCCTCACGTACAGGATACTGATCCGGCAATGCAAGCAGTTCTTACCGTGCGTCGAGGCAGCTATGCCCAGAGCTTTCTTCCGGCACTTGTCGCACCTCAAGTGCACCTTGATCACAATCTTTTGCTGGAAAAAAGAATAGCACACAGAGTTTATGTGTTTCAGGTGATGAAGACAGAGACAAGTGTTTCAGGTGATGAAGACAGAGACAAGTGTTTCAGCTGAAGAAAACCCTTCCCGACAGAAGGATTGACTCTTACCTTCATCTTGTTGCTCTGCTGCTGATTTACAATGCAAGAGTTTCCTGGTAGTCGATCTTACAACTCAAAGTTGAACCTCAGGAGTCTTGGTGAAGAAAGGGGAACCCCATATCCGACTTATATAGTAGCATAGCTGCCAGTGGGACCGAGAAATGTAATTTACGTCCTGATTAAGAATAATACTCAGAGCTAAGAAGATTGGAAGCAGTTTAGATCATCCCAACTAAACAACCAACGCTTACGTGTGGCCGTGGGTTAAGCTTAAGCCAGTTTAAGACTTACTTTGCAATGCTCTCTTCCGGTCCAGCACTTTCTGAAACCGTGTCTAGTTTTTACTAGAACAAGATTAAATCATTGAATTATTTGGTTTGCACGAGGTATGTGTCGTGGAATTTGAGGCCATGTAGGCATGAAAATCTAGCTTGGCGCCTAAGTAGTACATCCAAATGTCTTTGTTTAAATTTTGTTATGGTTTGTAAGTCAGTTTGCCCGACTACAACCTTGACAGTTTGTCTTGTTTGCTGAAATATAATTGAAGGTGTGAAAACAACAGAAACACAATGAAAGAATCAGGCGGGACTATAGCTTAAACACCGAATTATTGACAGTTAATTTGTCAGTACGTTGTTTGACTATGCTATCTAACTAAAATAAGTACAATACTAGAGCAACACCGATCGCGCATGAGATTATCTTTGAAGAAAATTGTGTCTGAGATCGTTTCAGTCATCGCTTTTGGGCGCAGGCAGCCCTCACCGTCCATCCCATTGCGTTCCTCTCATAGAGTACTGTACCGTCTCAGACCAGATACTGACTCGTTCAGGAACTTTCTGGCGTAACACACCTAGCTGGTCAAAACCCTTTCCGCAGTCTCAAACAGTCATAGAATACTTGTTCAACAGAAATCCTATTCATCAGAGAGAAAAGTTGACAACATGGAACTTGGGAGGAAAGGAAGAACCTAACGCAACGTGAAGAATG
This genomic window from Phragmites australis chromosome 7, lpPhrAust1.1, whole genome shotgun sequence contains:
- the LOC133925515 gene encoding heavy metal-associated isoprenylated plant protein 47-like, with product MKQKIVIKVHLRCDKCRKKALGIAASTHGVESVGIEGEEKDQLVVVGDGVDATSLTYCLRRKVGRADIVKVEPVGAEEATKPADEQPAIATVAASPQQWYPHPGYYYSRPAVVYPYAGHCYADDSHTEPWCTIL